From Camelina sativa cultivar DH55 chromosome 20, Cs, whole genome shotgun sequence, the proteins below share one genomic window:
- the LOC104771199 gene encoding probable histone H2A.5, protein MESAAAAATTKPTRGAGGRKGGDRKKSVTKSVKAGLQFPVGRIARYLKKGRYAIRYGSGAPVYLAAVLEYLAAEVLELAGNAARDNKKNRINPRHLCLAIRNDEELGKLLQGVTIASGGVLPNINPVLLPKKSPSQAEKASPASKSPKKA, encoded by the exons ATGGagtcagcagcagcagcagcaacgaCGAAGCCAACGAGAGGAGCCGGAGGAAGAAAAGGTGGTGATCGGAAGAAGAGTGTTACGAAATCCGTCAAAGCTGGTCTTCAATTTCCCGTTGGTCGTATCGCTCGTTACTTGAAGAAAGGTCGTTATGCTATCAGATACGGCTCCGGTGCTCCTGTTTACCTCGCCGCTGTTCTCGAATATCTCGCCGCCGAG GTTCTGGAGCTAGCTGGGAACGCAGCGAGGGATAATAAGAAGAACAGGATAAACCCTAGGCATCTTTGTTTAGCGATAAGGAACGATGAAGAGTTGGGGAAATTGCTTCAAGGAGTTACGATTGCTAGCGGAGGTGTTCTTCCCAACATAAATCCAGTTCTTCTTCCTAAGAAATCTCCATCTCAGGCTGAGAAAGCTTCACCTGCTTCCAAGTCTCCTAAGAAGgcttga
- the LOC104771198 gene encoding putative protease Do-like 14 — MSRKFVSTNFLEKGGFGFPSWGFRIQKKKKRFSKFKSNCYNLGFAMMNLLRRAVLSSSKRSELIRIVAVATATSGIVYANCNPDARTRISLAIPESVRESLSFPWQLSHGLVHRPPHQSLLFGNLAFSSRVRPKPEAPVNDDEKGASDSSKPSNGYLGRDTIANAAATIGPAVVNLSVPQGFHGISMGKSIGSGTIIDADGTILTCAHVVVDFQNIRQSSKGRVDVTLQDGRMFEGVVVNADLQSDIALVKINSKTPLPTAKLGFSSKLRPGDWVIAVGCPLSLQNTVTAGIVSCVDRKSSDLGLGGTRREYLQTDCAINAGNSGGPLVNLEGEVIGVNIMKVLAADGLGFSVPIDSVSKIIEHFKKNGRVVRPWIGLKMIELNKMIIAELKERDPMFPDVDRGILVPTVIPGSPADRAGFKPGDVVVRFDGKPVETIKEIMEIIDDRIGKRMQVVVERSNKERTTLEVIPEEANPDM, encoded by the exons atGTCCCGTAAATTTGTCTCTACGAATTTTCTGGAAAAAGGGGGTTTTGGTTTCCCGTCGTGGGGGTTTAGaattcaaaagaagaagaagcgatttTCGAAATTCAAATCGAATTGTTACAATCTTGGATTTGCGATGATGAATTTACTG AGAAGAGCTGTATTATCATCTTCTAAACGAAGCGAGCTTATTCGTATCGTCGCTGTTGCTACCGCTACTTCAGGAATTGTGTATGCTAATTGTAATCCAGATGCAA GAACGCGTATATCGCTTGCTATTCCTGAATCTGTTCGGGAATCTCTTTCGTTCCCTTGGCAGCTTTCACATGGTTTGGTTCATCGTCCTCCTCATCAAAGCTTGTTGTTTG GGAATCTCGCGTTTTCGTCCAGAGTTCGTCCAAAACCAGAAGCACCTGTAAATGATGATGAGAAGGGAGCTTCGGATAGTTCGAAACCAAGTAATGGATACTTGGGGAGAGATACTATAGCTAATGCGGCTGCCACAATAGGACCAGCAGTTGTCAATCTATCGGTTCCTCAGG GTTTCCATGGAATATCTATGGGAAAGAGTATCGGTTCCGGAACGATCATTGATGCTGATGGCACGATATTGACTTGCGCTCATGTTGTAGTCGATTTTCAAAACATTCGTCAATCATCTAAAGGAAGG GTTGATGTGACGTTGCAAGATGGTAGGATGTTCGAGGGTGTGGTGGTGAACGCTGATTTACAATCCGACATTGCATTAGTGAAGATAAACTCAAAGACGCCATTGCCAACTGCTAAACTTGGTTTTTCGAGTAAGCTTCGTCCTGGGGACTGGGTAATAGCTGTGGGTTGTCCTCTTTCTCTCCAGAACACAGTAACTGCTGGTATTGTCAG TTGTGTTGATCGCAAAAGCAGTGATTTGGGTTTAGGAGGCACACGTAGAGAATATCTCCAAACAGACTGCGCGATCAATGCT GGAAACTCTGGTGGGCCTCTTGTAAATTTGGAGGGGGAAGTGATCGGTGTTAATATCATGAAAGTTTTAGCTGCAGATGGTCTTGGTTTTTCCGTGCCAATTGACTCGGTATCCAAAATCATCGAGCATTTCAAGAAGAATGG TAGAGTTGTTCGGCCATGGATTGGGTTAAAAATGATCGAACTCAATAAAATGATCATTGCTGAGCTAAAAGAACGAGACCCAATGTTTCCAGATGTTGATAGAGGCATACTTGTTCCTACA GTTATTCCGGGGTCACCGGCTGATCGAGCTGGATTCAAACCAGGTGATGTTGTCGTGAGATTTGACGGGAAGCCGGTGGAGACCATCAAAGAG ATAATGGAGATAATAGACGACAGAATCGGAAAGCGGATGCAAGTAGTTGTGGAAAGATCAAATAAAGAAAGGACCACACTAGAAGTCATTCCTGAGGAGGCTAATCCAGATATGTGA
- the LOC104772645 gene encoding uncharacterized protein LOC104772645, with amino-acid sequence MNDDAQITQQTDSIQDPKVTTPPKDSGVVDSSGEAINDDGDAAASLPMELDSAVTNDARVSESERSEKDGLIGSEGYDIKSEDILTDKDDSSELKQEDEKEEEEEEEDVSDDQSSELGSDADEKTLDLEKRGVTDYKSLLSEFDDYVASEKMGSGVSRALSYGFQVGDLVWGKVKSHPWWPGHIFNEAFASPSVRRMRRIDHVLVAFFGDSSYGWFDPAELIPFEPNLEEKSQQTVSKHFLKAVEEAMDEACRRSALGLTCKCRNPFNFRPSNVEDYFAVDVPDYELQAVYSADQIKNSRDKFSPLEALSFVKQLALAPRDYDSDGLQFMKKKAVVCAFRKAVFEEFDETYAQAFGTKSARTSMTTLEPHNRAPPRAPLSGPLVIAETLGDLKSSKKPTKINDSKKQDKYLLKRRDEAGDKSAQFGQGDATSAASHIHGFDGPLDGDLVLQRRAPTLQTPMKDEQSGIVSMDFASSSAAIPGTECSVSKLPRDEEKGLAEESREKMVERTALPPEHGKSEAMVSLKEEAGTDLKSAGTSLQPLLESHTSASKGKSSTGSVLKKVKVAKRSSTEMGLENSSLEPKKKKKKKKEPQSDHPEKRKFLSSGEAGAKKLSQLGSAHYQSYMEVDVPQLLSHLQDLSLDPFNGSSVASFGVARKFFLRFRSLNYQKSLAISSSDATVENARDTKPSKPVKTLKRTEEPSKAGKKRLSSDRQDENPSAKKLKKTNQLKSMASEKKISREAKDNIKPVREQSSAVQAKAGRAQTGKKPAPSVKVVEPTMLVMKFPPDTSLPSAALLKARFGRFGLLDQSAIRVFWKSSTCRVVFLYKADAQTAFRYATGNNSLFGNVNVKYFLRDVDAPKAEPREPENTKEDDEPQSQRLDEAPPLHQPILPPPNVNLKSCLKKPVDDLSSSSNNGNGGEENTSKATTEPTPVTTTSNRNSGPSSSVAMEFVSKKFQNIVHHQQLPPSTLPPILPLPPQYTKPQVPIKPVDHVEPPMPPLGNFRGPSPAVSAGDISQQMLNLLSKCNEVVANVTGLLGYVPYHPL; translated from the exons ATGAACGATGATGCTCAGATTACTCAACAAACGGATTCGATTCAGGATCCTAAGGTAACAACTCCTCCTAAAGATTCTGGTGTTGTTGATTCGAGCGGCGAAGCCattaatgatgatggtgatgctGCAGCTTCCTTACCCATGGAGCTCGATTCGGCGGTTACAAATGATGCTAGGGTTTCCGAGAGTGAGAGATCGGAGAAAGATGGTCTCATAGGGAGTGAGGGATATGATATTAAAAGCGAGGATATTTTAACTGATAAGGATGATAGCTCTGAGCTtaaacaagaagatgaaaaagaagaagaagaagaagaagaagatgtgtcCGATGATCAGTCTAGTGAGCTTGGCTCCGACGCTGATGAGAAGACACTGGATTTGGAGAAGCGAGGAGTTACGGATTACAAGTCTCTCTTATCCGAGTTTGATGACTATGTTGCGAGTGAGAAAATGGGTTCTGGTGTATCGAGGGCATTGAGTTATGGGTTTCAAGTAGGAGATTTGGTTTGGGGAAAGGTAAAGTCTCATCCTTGGTGGCCTGGTCATATATTCAATGAAGCTTTTGCGTCTCCTTCTGTTCGTCGTATGAGGAGGATTGACCATGTTCTTGTTGCCTTTTTTGGGGATAGTAGTTATGGTTGGTTTGATCCTGCTGAGCTTATTCCCTTTGAGCCCAATCTAGAGGAGAAATCTCAGCAGACTGTTTCTAAGCATTTTCTCAAGGCTGTTGAGGAAGCCATGGATGAGGCCTGTAGAAGGTCAGctcttggcttgacttgtaaaTGTCGGAATCCTTTTAACTTCAGGCCTAGTAACGTTGAGGATTATTTCGCTGTTGATGTGCCTGATTACGAGCTTCAAGCCGTTTACTCTGCTGACCAGATTAAGAATTCTAGGGATAAGTTTTCACCCCTTGAAGCCCTTTCGTTTGTGAAGCAATTGGCATTAGCCCCTCGAGACTATGATTCTGACGGTCTACAGtttatgaagaagaaagcagTTGTTTGTGCTTTCCGCAAGGCAGTCTTCGAGGAGTTTGATGAAACCTATGCACAGGCCTTTGGGACCAAATCTGCTCGTACTTCAATGACTACTCTTGAACCTCATAATAGAGCACCGCCTCGAG CTCCCTTGAGTGGCCCACTGGTCATAGCAGAAACGCTAGGTGACTTGAAGAGTTCAAAAAAACCCACAAAGATTAACGACTCTAAAAAGCAAGACAAGTATCTTCTCAAACGAAGGGATGAAGCTGGTGATAAGTCTGCTCAATTTGGCCAAGGTGACGCAACTTCAGCAGCTTCTCATATCCATGGATTTGATGGACCTTTGGACGGGGATTTGGTGCTGCAGAGAAGAGCTCCAACGCTTCAAACTCCAATGAAAGATGAGCAGTCTGGGATTGTCAGCATGGATTTTGCCTCTTCAAGTGCAGCTATTCCTGGTACAGAATGTTCAGTTTCAAAGCTTCCTCGTGATGAAGAAAAGGGTttagctgaagaatcaagggaGAAAATGGTAGAAAGAACTGCTCTACCTCCAGAGCATGGGAAATCTGAAGCTATGGTGAGTCTTAAAGAAGAGGCTGGAACAGATCTAAAATCAGCTGGAACCTCTCTCCAGCCGCTGCTTGAGTCTCATACTTCAGCATCAAAAGGGAAGAGTTCCACAGGGTCTGTACTCAAGAAAGTCAAAGTTGCCAAACGATCTTCAACTGAAATGGGCTTGGAGAATTCTTCTTTagagccaaaaaagaaaaagaaaaagaagaaagagccTCAGTCTGACCATCCAGAGAAGAGAAAGTTTTTATCTTCTGGGGAAGCTGGGGCCAAGAAATTGTCCCAGCTTGGTTCAGCGCATTACCAATCCTATATGGAAGTCGATGTGCCGCAGCTGTTGAGTCATCTTCAAGATCTCTCTCTTGATCCTTTCAATGGCTCATCAGTTGCTTCTTTTGGAGTTGCTAGGAAATTTTTTCTCCGCTTCCGTTCACTTAATTACCAAAAGAGCTTGGCAATATCTTCCTCTGATGCTACTGTCGAAAATGCCAGAGACACGAAACCCTCAAAACCTGTCAAGACTCTGAAGAGAACTGAAGAGCCATCAAAAGCTGGAAAAAAACGTCTCTCTTCTGATCGTCAAGATGAAAACCCATCAGCTAAGAAGCTGAAGAAAACTAATCAGTTGAAATCAATGGCTTCTGAGAAGAAGATCAGTCGAGAAGCAAAGGATAATATAAAACCAGTTAGAGAGCAAAGCAGTGCGGTACAAGCAAAAGCAGGCAGAGCTCAAACCGGGAAGAAACCGGCTCCATCAGTTAAGGTGGTTGAGCCCACAATGCTGGTCATGAAATTCCCACCTGACACATCTCTCCCTTCAGCTGCATTGTTAAAAGCAAGGTTTGGTCGCTTCGGGCTGTTAGATCAGTCCGCCATTAGGGTTTTCTGGAAATCATCGACCTGCCGTGTTGTCTTTCTGTACAAAGCCGATGCACAAACTGCTTTTCGATATGCAACAGGAAACAACTCTCTATTTGGAAACGTGAACGTAAAGTACTTTCTTCGTGATGTGGATGCTCCTAAAGCCGAGCCTCGTGAACCAGAAAACACAAAGGAAGATGATGAACCACAGAGCCAGCGGCTCGACGAAGCACCGCCACTTCACCAACCAATCTTACCACCACCAAACGTCAACCTCAAATCCTGCTTGAAGAAACCAGTTGATGACCTGAGCAGTAGTAGTAACAATGGAAATG GTGGTGAAGAAAACACGAGTAAAGCAACCACCGAGCCAACACCAGTCACAACAACCTCGAATAGAAACAGTGGACCTTCTTCATCTGTTGCTATGGAATTTGTTAGTAAGAAGTTTCAAaacattgttcatcatcaacagCTTCCTCCTTCTACATTGCCtccaattcttccactccctcCACAATACACAAAACCACAAGTTCCCATTAAACCAGTGGACCATGTGGAACCTCCGATGCCACCATTAGGAAACTTCCGTGGTCCGAGCCCAGCAGTTAGCGCTGGAGACATCTCTCAACAGATGCTAAACCTTTTGTCAAAATGCAACGAAGTTGTGGCTAACGTCACGGGCTTATTGGGCTACGTCCCTTACCATCCCTTGTAA
- the LOC104772647 gene encoding eukaryotic translation initiation factor 3 subunit B-like → MEVLDIDARAAKLGIDWSQVNLDSIQLPPGQDFGIESDDEAVYHDDQSEFDTGFGNIIVVDHLPVVPKEKFEKLEGVVKKIYNQIGVIKENGLWMPVDPVTKMTLGYCFIEFNSPQEAQNAKEKSHGYKLDKSHIFAVNMFDDFDRLMNVKEEWEPPQARPYVPGENLQKWLTDEKARDQLVIRSGPDTEVFWNDARQKNPEPVHKRPVSYLDLPIEWDPTGRYVATAVTSVHEMENGFTIWSFNGNLLYRILKDHFFQLAWRPRPPSFLTAEKEDEIAKNLKKYSKKYEAEDQDVSLLLSEQDREKRKALNEEWEKWVMQWKSLHEEEKLARQSLRDGEVSDVEEDEYEAKEVEFEDVIDVTEEIVQESM, encoded by the exons ATGGAGGTGCTTGATATTGATGCCCGAGCGGCTAAGCTAGGAATTGATTGGTCTCAGGTTAATCTTGATTCCATCCAACTTCCTCCTGGACAAGACTTTGGGATCGAGAG TGATGATGAAGCTGTTTACCACGATGACCAGTCAGAATTCGACACTGGATTCGGTAACATTATCGTGGTTGATCACCTCCCTGTTGTTCCCAAGGAGAAGTTTGAGAAACTTGAAGGTGTTGTCAAGAAAATTTACAACCAGATAGGTGTGATCAAGGAGAATGGTCTGTGGATGCCTGTTGATCCCGTTACCAAGATGACATTGGGCTACTGTTTTATTGAGTTCAATTCCCCTCAG GAAGCACAAAACGCTAAGGAAAAGTCTCATGGCTACAAGTTGGACAAGTCTCACATCTTTGCTGTAAACATGTTCGATGATTTCGACAGGTTGATGAATGTGAAGGAGGAGTGGGAGCCTCCTCAGGCCAGGCCGTATGTCCCTGGG GAAAATTTGCAAAAGTGGCTTACTGATGAAAAAGCCCGGGACCAGCTCGTCATTCGTTCTGGCCCTGATACAGAAGTTTTCTGGAATGATGCTAGGCAGAAGAATCCCGAACCTGTTCATAAACGTCCTGTAAGTTACTTAGATCTTCCT ATCGAATGGGACCCGACTGGAAG GTATGTTGCAACTGCTGTGACATCAGTCCACGAGATGGAAAATGGGTTCACCATATGGTCTTTCAACGGGAATTTGCTTTACCGGATTCTGAAGGATCATTTCTTCCAG TTGGCTTGGCGTCCAAGACCGCCATCATTTTTGACTGCGGAGAAGGAAGATGAGATAGCAAAGAACCTGAAGAAGTACAGCAAGAAGTACGAGGCAGAGGACCAGGACGTGTCTTTGCTGTTGAGTGAACAAgacagagagaagaggaagGCACTGAATGAAGAGTGGGAGAAATGGGTAATGCAATGGAAGTCTCTGCATGAAGAGGAGAAACTCGCGAGGCAAAGTCTTCGGGACGGTGAAGTTAGTgatgtggaagaagatgagtatgAAGCCAAAGAAGTTGAGTTTGAGGATGTTATTGATGTAACTGAGGAAATCGTTCAAGAGTCGATGTAA
- the LOC104771200 gene encoding acyl-CoA-binding domain-containing protein 5 isoform X1 encodes MAHMVRASSGLSYPERFYTAASYVGLVDGSQSSSSLKQQLSSKFSNDTALLLYALHQQATLGPCSIPKPSAWNPVELSKWKSWQGLGTMPSIEAMRLFVKILEEEDPGWYPRVSNSVSEPVVEFQINSTKAEPSFESGTSFGETKTISTEDGRLTETQDKDIVLEDSNTVSVYNQWTAPPTSGQPPKARYEHGAAVIQDKMYIYGGNYNGRYLGDLHVLDLKKWTWSRAETKVVTESQETSSPAKLTHCAGHSLIPWENKLLSVGGHTKDPLEFMIVKIFDLHSCSWSILKTYGKPPISRGGQSATLVGKSLVIFGGQDAKKSLLNDLHILHLDTMTWDEIDAVGSPPTPRSDHAAAVHAERYLLIFGGGSQATCFDDLHVLDLQTMEWSKHTQQGEAPTPRAGHAGVTIGENWYIVGGGDNKSGASETVVLNMSTLAWSVVTSVQGRVPLASEGLSLVVSSYNGEDVIVAFGGYNGSYNNEVNVFKPSHKSSLKSKIMGASPVPDTFSAVNNATTRDIESEIEVSQESRVREIVMDNVNSRSKVEGKSELIITVLKSEKGELEASLNKEKIQTLQLKEELAEIDTRNTELYKEVQSVRSQLAAEQSRCFKLEVEVAEVRQKLQNMETLQKELELLQRQRAVASEQAAATNAKQQSSGGVWGWLAGTPPPKT; translated from the exons ATGGCTCACATGGTGAGAGCGAGCTCTGGCCTTTCTTACCCGGAGAGATTCTACACCGCCGCATCTTACGTCGGCCTCGTCGACGGATCTCAATCTTCGTCGTCGTTGAAACAACAACTCAGCTCCAAATTCTCCAACGATACCGCTTTGCTTCTCTACGCGTTGCACCAGCAG GCTACGCTAGGACCTTGCAGTATTCCAAAACCTAGTGCGTGGAATCCTGTAGAGCTAAGCAAATGGAAAAG TTGGCAGGGGCTTGGAACCATGCCCTCCATTGAGGCAATGCGTCTCTTTGTGAAAATCTTAGAG gaagaagatcctgGTTGGTATCCAAGGGTATCTAACTCTGTTTCAGAGCCTGTTGTAGAATTCCAAATCAAT AGCACAAAGGCTGAGCCTAGTTTTGAGAGTGGAACTTCATTTGGTGAGACAAAGACGATTTCTACCGAGGATGGGCGCTTGACGGAAACCCAAGATAAAGATATTGTTTTGGAAGACTCAAATACTGTTTCTGTGTATAATCAGTGGACTGCACCACCAACATCAGGTCAGCCACCAAAAGCTCGGTATGAG CATGGAGCAGCGGTTATTCAAGacaagatgtatatatatggtgGAAACTACAACGGGCGTTATCTAGGTGATCTTCAT GTTctagatttaaaaaaatggaCTTGGTCAAGAGCTGAAACCAAGGTTGTGACTGAATCACAGGAAACTTCATCTCCAGCAAAACTAACTCACTGTGCTGGTCATTctttg ATACCATGGGAAAACAAGCTTTTGTCTGTCGGTGGTCATACAAAGGATCCTTTAGAATTCATGATAG TGAAGATATTTGATCTGCATAGCTGTTCATGGTCAATCTTAAAGACATACGGGAAGCCACCG ATTTCGCGTGGAGGTCAGTCAGCGACCCTTGTGGGAAAAAGCTTGGTGATATTTGGTGGCCAGGATGCAAAGAAATCGCTTCTGAACGATTTGCATATACTTCATCTAGATACCATGACCTGGGATGAGATAGATGCCGT GGGTTCTCCTCCAACTCCAAGGTCTGATCATGCTGCTGCAGTGCACGCTGAGCGTTACCTTCTAATCTTTGGTGGAGGATCACAAGCAACTTGTTTTGATGATCTGCACGTCCTTGATCTGCAAACC ATGGAGTGGTCAAAACATACACAACAAGGTGAAGCACCAACTCCACGTGCTGGACACGCTGGTGTGACAATTGGGGAAAATTGGTATATTGTTGGTGGTGGAGATAACAAAAGCG GGGCATCTGAGACTGTTGTATTAAATATGTCAACTCTTGCGTGGTCAGTAGTCACTTCAGTTCAAGGACGTGTACCTCTTGCTAGCGag GGATTGAGTTTAGTTGTGAGCTCATACAATGGCGAAGATGTAATCGTCGCTTTTGGTGGATACAATGGAAGTTACAACAACGAG GTGAATGTTTTCAAACCAAGCCACAAATCAAGCTTGAAATCCAAAATTATGGGAGCTTCTCCTGTGCCAGATACTTTTTCTGCTGTTAATAACGCTACAACTAGAGATATTGAGTCTGAGATTGAGGTGAGCCAAGAAAGCAGAGTAAGGGAAATTGTCATGGATAATGTTAACTCTAGATCAAAG GTTGAAGGAAAAAGTGAACTCATTATCACAGTCCTTAAATCAGAGAAGGGAGAACTGGAAGCATCACTCAACAAAGAGAAGATACAAACTCTCCAACTAAAGGAAGAGTTAGCCGAGATAGACACACGGAATACAGAGCTGTATAAG GAAGTTCAATCTGTGCGAAGTCAACTTGCAGCAGAACAATCAAGGTGTTTCAAACTAGAG GTTGAAGTTGCAGAGGTAAGACAAAAGCTTCAGAATATGGAAACACTTCAAAAGGAACTCGAACTCCTCCAACGTCAAAGAGCCGTTGCGTCTGAACAAGCTGCTGCCACGAACGCCAAACAACAGAGCTCAGGTGGCGTCTGGGGTTGGCTTGCTGGAACTCCTCCGCCTAAAACATGA
- the LOC104771200 gene encoding acyl-CoA-binding domain-containing protein 5 isoform X2: MEKGLGTMPSIEAMRLFVKILEEEDPGWYPRVSNSVSEPVVEFQINSTKAEPSFESGTSFGETKTISTEDGRLTETQDKDIVLEDSNTVSVYNQWTAPPTSGQPPKARYEHGAAVIQDKMYIYGGNYNGRYLGDLHVLDLKKWTWSRAETKVVTESQETSSPAKLTHCAGHSLIPWENKLLSVGGHTKDPLEFMIVKIFDLHSCSWSILKTYGKPPISRGGQSATLVGKSLVIFGGQDAKKSLLNDLHILHLDTMTWDEIDAVGSPPTPRSDHAAAVHAERYLLIFGGGSQATCFDDLHVLDLQTMEWSKHTQQGEAPTPRAGHAGVTIGENWYIVGGGDNKSGASETVVLNMSTLAWSVVTSVQGRVPLASEGLSLVVSSYNGEDVIVAFGGYNGSYNNEVNVFKPSHKSSLKSKIMGASPVPDTFSAVNNATTRDIESEIEVSQESRVREIVMDNVNSRSKVEGKSELIITVLKSEKGELEASLNKEKIQTLQLKEELAEIDTRNTELYKEVQSVRSQLAAEQSRCFKLEVEVAEVRQKLQNMETLQKELELLQRQRAVASEQAAATNAKQQSSGGVWGWLAGTPPPKT; the protein is encoded by the exons ATGGAAAAG GGGCTTGGAACCATGCCCTCCATTGAGGCAATGCGTCTCTTTGTGAAAATCTTAGAG gaagaagatcctgGTTGGTATCCAAGGGTATCTAACTCTGTTTCAGAGCCTGTTGTAGAATTCCAAATCAAT AGCACAAAGGCTGAGCCTAGTTTTGAGAGTGGAACTTCATTTGGTGAGACAAAGACGATTTCTACCGAGGATGGGCGCTTGACGGAAACCCAAGATAAAGATATTGTTTTGGAAGACTCAAATACTGTTTCTGTGTATAATCAGTGGACTGCACCACCAACATCAGGTCAGCCACCAAAAGCTCGGTATGAG CATGGAGCAGCGGTTATTCAAGacaagatgtatatatatggtgGAAACTACAACGGGCGTTATCTAGGTGATCTTCAT GTTctagatttaaaaaaatggaCTTGGTCAAGAGCTGAAACCAAGGTTGTGACTGAATCACAGGAAACTTCATCTCCAGCAAAACTAACTCACTGTGCTGGTCATTctttg ATACCATGGGAAAACAAGCTTTTGTCTGTCGGTGGTCATACAAAGGATCCTTTAGAATTCATGATAG TGAAGATATTTGATCTGCATAGCTGTTCATGGTCAATCTTAAAGACATACGGGAAGCCACCG ATTTCGCGTGGAGGTCAGTCAGCGACCCTTGTGGGAAAAAGCTTGGTGATATTTGGTGGCCAGGATGCAAAGAAATCGCTTCTGAACGATTTGCATATACTTCATCTAGATACCATGACCTGGGATGAGATAGATGCCGT GGGTTCTCCTCCAACTCCAAGGTCTGATCATGCTGCTGCAGTGCACGCTGAGCGTTACCTTCTAATCTTTGGTGGAGGATCACAAGCAACTTGTTTTGATGATCTGCACGTCCTTGATCTGCAAACC ATGGAGTGGTCAAAACATACACAACAAGGTGAAGCACCAACTCCACGTGCTGGACACGCTGGTGTGACAATTGGGGAAAATTGGTATATTGTTGGTGGTGGAGATAACAAAAGCG GGGCATCTGAGACTGTTGTATTAAATATGTCAACTCTTGCGTGGTCAGTAGTCACTTCAGTTCAAGGACGTGTACCTCTTGCTAGCGag GGATTGAGTTTAGTTGTGAGCTCATACAATGGCGAAGATGTAATCGTCGCTTTTGGTGGATACAATGGAAGTTACAACAACGAG GTGAATGTTTTCAAACCAAGCCACAAATCAAGCTTGAAATCCAAAATTATGGGAGCTTCTCCTGTGCCAGATACTTTTTCTGCTGTTAATAACGCTACAACTAGAGATATTGAGTCTGAGATTGAGGTGAGCCAAGAAAGCAGAGTAAGGGAAATTGTCATGGATAATGTTAACTCTAGATCAAAG GTTGAAGGAAAAAGTGAACTCATTATCACAGTCCTTAAATCAGAGAAGGGAGAACTGGAAGCATCACTCAACAAAGAGAAGATACAAACTCTCCAACTAAAGGAAGAGTTAGCCGAGATAGACACACGGAATACAGAGCTGTATAAG GAAGTTCAATCTGTGCGAAGTCAACTTGCAGCAGAACAATCAAGGTGTTTCAAACTAGAG GTTGAAGTTGCAGAGGTAAGACAAAAGCTTCAGAATATGGAAACACTTCAAAAGGAACTCGAACTCCTCCAACGTCAAAGAGCCGTTGCGTCTGAACAAGCTGCTGCCACGAACGCCAAACAACAGAGCTCAGGTGGCGTCTGGGGTTGGCTTGCTGGAACTCCTCCGCCTAAAACATGA